The Longimicrobium sp. genome window below encodes:
- a CDS encoding D-TA family PLP-dependent enzyme — protein sequence MPDPRDLTEIDTPAPLVDVDQMHANLRRAAEYCRAHGLAWRPHAKTHKSPSLAAAQVKAGAVGVTVATPREAEVMADAVDDILLAYPPIGAPKLRRLMALPERVRLTVGLDSAEALRGLSDAAREAGRTVGVLVEVDAGMGRVGLQTPGEAVALARAAADAPAIEYRGVMFYPGHVRGNVGGQDEAIRALSDRVSSFVDALSAAGLPPQVVSGGSTPTFWRSHEVRGLTEVRPGTNIFNDRTTSEIGACGWDECAYSVLATVVSTAVPGQAVVDAGSKALAKEEIRAETVGFGALLDRPEVLVKSVSEEHGLLDLSRTDWRPRVGDRVRIVPNHVCVSVNLHERVYGVRGEQVVDAWNVAARGR from the coding sequence ATGCCCGATCCGCGCGACCTGACCGAGATCGACACCCCCGCGCCCCTGGTGGACGTGGACCAGATGCACGCCAACCTGCGCCGGGCGGCGGAGTACTGCCGCGCGCACGGCCTGGCGTGGCGCCCCCACGCCAAGACCCACAAGAGCCCGTCGCTCGCCGCCGCGCAGGTGAAGGCTGGCGCGGTGGGCGTCACGGTCGCCACGCCGCGCGAGGCGGAAGTGATGGCGGATGCCGTCGATGACATCCTGCTCGCGTATCCGCCCATCGGCGCGCCCAAGCTGCGGCGGCTGATGGCCCTGCCGGAGCGCGTACGGCTGACGGTGGGGCTGGACTCGGCCGAGGCGCTCCGCGGGCTGTCCGACGCGGCGCGCGAGGCGGGGCGCACGGTCGGCGTGCTGGTGGAGGTGGATGCGGGCATGGGCCGCGTGGGGCTGCAGACGCCCGGGGAGGCCGTCGCACTGGCGCGGGCGGCGGCGGATGCCCCGGCGATCGAATACCGCGGCGTGATGTTCTATCCTGGCCACGTCCGCGGCAACGTCGGGGGACAGGACGAGGCCATCCGCGCGCTGTCCGATCGCGTATCATCGTTCGTCGACGCCCTGTCCGCGGCGGGGCTGCCGCCGCAGGTCGTCAGCGGGGGATCGACTCCCACGTTCTGGAGATCGCACGAGGTGCGCGGGCTCACCGAGGTGCGGCCGGGCACCAACATCTTCAACGACCGCACGACGTCCGAGATCGGCGCGTGCGGCTGGGACGAGTGCGCGTACTCGGTGCTGGCGACCGTCGTCTCCACCGCGGTGCCCGGGCAGGCCGTGGTGGACGCGGGCTCCAAGGCGCTGGCAAAGGAGGAGATCCGCGCCGAAACGGTGGGCTTCGGCGCGCTCCTGGACCGTCCCGAGGTGCTGGTGAAGTCCGTCTCCGAAGAGCACGGCTTGCTGGACCTGTCGCGCACCGACTGGCGCCCACGGGTGGGCGACCGCGTCCGCATCGTCCCCAACCACGTGTGCGTGTCGGTGAACCTTCACGAGCGCGTCTAC
- the dnaG gene encoding DNA primase: protein MPIPDHLVEDIRQRADIVEILSEHTRLRRTGKTYRGPCPLHGGEGPNFSVDPAKGFYKCFTCGEGGTVYSFLMKHLGMTYPESIRWVAERVGVEIPDEREERRAQAEDPNRLLYEINGFAAKWFRDQLASPDGAEARDYLKRRGITPETIERFGLGWAPESFDALGTAARKAGYHGADLLALGLLKEPKKAGRDPYDAFRGRVIFPIEDLGGRVLGFGGRVLQQVEAHIPKYLNSPESEIYHKGSTLYGLGWSRGSIRKEEVALVVEGYMDYVSLAAHGVTHAVAPLGTAMTEEQAALVKQYAPRAILLYDSDKAGLKATFRNGDQLLRAGVEVLVATLPEGEDPDSLVRAQGADALRRYLDDAVDVLERKLLLLDRKNFFGSIKGTRRAIDLLLPTVRATRDEVLRGVYLKRISDRTGVPVDALTREAAEVVDAPTRREMRSQQRQEQPLTRQDDGWGDGRGNGRGEGGRDRQQWHGRPRDGERQGSRWNADRPLATPALRLRMGAERNLLMMMFHSERWVEECAKFVGPDDFQDPDYRRLFRVLIETEGRRDPEGRWLLEFPEELAGDVETVRGDAEHCDWSGAPVFFAENMDRILARPLEREARSIKHRAQSGGEVDPDMLAELQQQLLLKRENRNLKVRPGILDPDDPILRRDRERR from the coding sequence TTGCCCATCCCCGACCACCTCGTCGAAGACATCCGGCAACGGGCCGACATCGTGGAGATCCTCTCGGAGCACACGCGCCTCCGGCGCACCGGGAAGACCTACCGCGGGCCGTGCCCGTTGCACGGAGGCGAGGGGCCCAACTTCTCGGTGGACCCGGCCAAGGGGTTCTACAAGTGCTTCACCTGCGGCGAGGGCGGCACCGTCTACTCGTTCCTCATGAAGCACCTCGGGATGACGTATCCCGAGTCCATCCGCTGGGTGGCGGAACGGGTGGGGGTCGAGATCCCGGACGAACGCGAGGAGCGCCGCGCACAGGCGGAAGATCCGAATCGGCTGCTGTACGAAATCAACGGCTTCGCGGCCAAGTGGTTCCGCGACCAGCTCGCCTCGCCCGACGGCGCCGAAGCGCGCGACTACCTGAAGCGGCGCGGCATCACCCCCGAAACCATTGAGCGCTTTGGGCTGGGGTGGGCGCCCGAGTCGTTCGACGCGCTGGGCACGGCGGCGCGCAAGGCCGGCTACCACGGCGCCGACCTGCTCGCGCTCGGCCTGCTCAAGGAGCCCAAGAAGGCCGGGCGCGATCCCTACGACGCGTTCCGCGGCCGGGTGATCTTTCCCATCGAGGACCTGGGCGGGCGCGTCCTCGGCTTCGGCGGGCGCGTGCTGCAGCAGGTAGAGGCGCACATCCCCAAGTACCTCAACTCCCCCGAATCGGAGATCTACCACAAGGGAAGCACGCTCTACGGCCTGGGCTGGAGCCGCGGCTCCATCCGGAAGGAAGAGGTGGCGCTGGTCGTGGAAGGGTACATGGACTACGTGTCCCTGGCCGCGCACGGCGTCACCCACGCCGTTGCGCCCCTGGGCACGGCCATGACCGAGGAGCAGGCGGCGCTCGTCAAGCAGTACGCGCCGCGCGCCATTCTGCTGTACGACAGCGACAAGGCGGGGCTCAAGGCCACCTTCCGCAACGGCGACCAGCTGCTGCGCGCCGGCGTCGAGGTGCTGGTGGCCACCCTTCCCGAGGGCGAAGACCCGGACTCGCTGGTGCGTGCCCAGGGCGCCGACGCCCTCCGCCGCTACCTGGACGACGCGGTGGACGTGCTGGAGCGCAAGCTCCTGCTGCTGGACCGCAAGAACTTCTTCGGCAGCATCAAGGGAACGCGCCGGGCCATCGACCTGCTCCTTCCCACCGTCCGCGCCACGCGCGACGAAGTGCTGCGCGGCGTGTACCTGAAGCGCATCTCCGACCGCACCGGCGTGCCGGTCGACGCGCTGACCCGCGAGGCGGCCGAGGTGGTGGACGCGCCCACGCGGCGCGAAATGCGCAGCCAGCAGCGGCAGGAGCAGCCGCTGACGCGCCAGGACGACGGCTGGGGTGATGGGCGAGGCAACGGGCGTGGAGAGGGCGGCCGCGACCGGCAGCAGTGGCACGGGCGTCCCCGCGACGGGGAGCGGCAGGGGAGCCGGTGGAACGCCGACCGACCGCTGGCCACCCCCGCGCTGCGGCTGCGCATGGGCGCCGAGCGCAACCTGCTGATGATGATGTTCCACTCCGAGCGCTGGGTGGAAGAGTGCGCCAAGTTCGTGGGCCCCGACGACTTCCAGGACCCCGACTACCGCCGCCTCTTCCGCGTGCTGATCGAAACCGAGGGCCGCCGCGACCCCGAAGGCCGCTGGCTGCTGGAGTTTCCCGAGGAGCTGGCGGGCGACGTGGAGACGGTGCGCGGCGATGCCGAGCACTGCGACTGGAGCGGCGCGCCCGTGTTCTTCGCCGAGAACATGGACCGCATCCTCGCCCGCCCGCTGGAGCGCGAAGCCCGCTCGATCAAGCACCGCGCACAGTCCGGCGGCGAGGTAGATCCCGACATGCTCGCCGAGCTCCAGCAGCAGCTGCTTCTCAAGCGAGAGAACCGCAACCTGAAGGTGCGTCCGGGGATCCTCGACCCCGACGATCCCATCCTGCGCCGCGACCGCGAGCGCCGCTGA